In one Antennarius striatus isolate MH-2024 chromosome 15, ASM4005453v1, whole genome shotgun sequence genomic region, the following are encoded:
- the pgam2 gene encoding phosphoglycerate mutase 2: MAAVHRLVIVRHGESGWNQENRFCGWFDADLSEKGLEEAKRGAQAIKEAGLKFDVCYTSVLKRAIKTLWTIMEGTDQMWLPVIRSWRLNERHYGGLTGLNKAETAEKHGEEQVKIWRRSFDVPPPPMEKDHPYHKIISESRRYKNLKAGELPTCESLKDTIARALPFWNDVIAPEIKAGKNVIIAAHGNSLRGIVKHLESMSDAAIMELNLPTGIPIVYELDADLKPVKPMAFLGDEETVKKAMEAVAAQGKAKK; the protein is encoded by the exons ATGGCTGCCGTCCACCGTTTGGTCATCGTCCGTCACGGCGAGAGCGGCTGGAACCAAGAGAATCGCTTCTGCGGCTGGTTCGATGCGGACCTCAGTGAGAAAGGTTTGGAAGAGGCCAAACGCGGAGCTCAGGCTATCAAGGAGGCCGGCCTCAAGTTTGATGTGTGCTACACCTCTGTGCTGAAGCGTGCCATCAAGACCCTGTGGACCATCATGGAAGGCACAGACCAGATGTGGCTTCCTGTGATTCGCAGCTGGCGCCTAAATGAGCGTCATTATGGAGGCCTCACTGGTCTCAATAAGGCAGAGACGGCTGAAAAGCACGGCGAGGAGCAGGTGAAGATCTGGCGTCGCTCCTTCGACGTCCCACCTCCACCCATGGAGAAGGATCACCCTTACCACAAAATTATCAGTGAG TCTCGGCGCTACAAGAACCTAAAAGCAGGCGAGCTCCCCACATGTGAATCGCTGAAGGACACCATTGCTCGTGCCCTTCCTTTCTGGAATGATGTGATCGCCCCTGAAATCAAGGCGGGAAAGAATGTTATCATAGCTGCGCACGGAAACAGTCTCCGTGGCATCGTCAAGCACTTAGAGA GCATGTCTGATGCAGCCATCATGGAGCTGAACCTGCCAACAGGAATCCCGATTGTGTACGAGCTGGACGCGGACCTAAAGCCTGTCAAGCCTATGGCTTTCCTCGGTGATGAGGAAACTGTAAAGAAAGCTATGGAGGCCGTGGCTGCCCAGGGCAAAGCCAAGAAGTAA